The DNA segment AGCTCAATGCCTTCATGCGGTACTGACCAGGCATTCCCAGAATGAATATCAGAAATAATGCGGGAAACATGAGCCATGCTCCCCTGGACAGTGTAAAGATAAAGCATAGAAGTATCGTATAATTTATAAATGCAAGTATTCCTTTTTGCCAACGTTTTTGACCTGTTGCCCATAAAGATGCAGCTATCATAAAGGCCGCAGTAAGATATGCCGCCAATGTATTCGGATACTGAAGTGTCGAATTTATCCTGCCGCCGACAAATGCGCCGTTGTATGTAAAGGTGCTTGCCGCCGCTCCGATTCCGACGAAGGCTACTCCGAAGGCAGAAAGAACCATCGCCCATAAGACCACCCTTATGTCTTTTTCTGTCCGGGCAAAATCCGATACCATATAAAAGACTATAAAGTAGTTGATGTATTTTAAAAACTCTCCTACGGCAGAGCGCATATTTACAGCTGCAAATACGGACAGGAAATAAGCTCCCACAAGAGCTAATGCGGCATAGTCCATCGGAGTTTTGAAAAACTGCTGCTCTTTTAGGACCTTGATTTTGTAGAGCAGGTACAGAAGAAATAGAACACCACTATATATATGAGTCGGAAGGAATTCTTTATCAAAAAACATCCCTCTGAAGTAGGGAGGATATAGGAGTAATATAATAAGCCCTATATATATTATATAGTAAAGTGTCCCTTTGTCCTTTTCTCGTATTGCCCGGGAAATGTTTTTATTTGTTTCGACTTTTTTCTGTTCTTTTAGTTTTTGTTTTCTTCCCAACTTATTACACCTCAATTAACAGGTTACTTACGATATGGTTTTTACGGTTTTGGCGTCTGCTGAGTTTTTCCAGTAGTCCATGAAGAACACAGTAAATATTCCTACCATCAGCCCTAGCACCATAGCAATGGCTACATTAAGAGCTTTTTTAGGTGCTACGGGTTTTTCGGGTACTATAGCAGGAGAAACTACCATAATATTCGCATCGCCGATATTGCTAGATGTAGTGATACGTGCTTCCTGGTATTTTTGCAGGAAGGTATTATATGTATCCTGTGCTATGGTATACTGCTGCTGCAGTCGATTATATTCAGTTCGTTTTTTGGCCAGAGTTGCTTGAAGGCTTTCCAGTTCCGTCTGGGTTTTTTGTATGTTTGAGGTCAATGCGGCCCTTTGGGAACTAAGTCCTGCAAGTATGACTTCAAGTTCTGATGCCCTTTCGCTGAGTAAGGTATAGTTTTCATTGATTTCCTGGCTCTTCATGGTAAGTCCAATCGCATCGGACATGCTTCCGGTTTTATTTGCTGCAAGCCCTGTCATTATAGCATCATCGATGATGGATTTTTCTACGTCGAAAAATTTCGGTTCCGCGGCAAGTTTTGCCTTGGCACTTTCCAAAGACGCCCTTGTAGCCTTTTCTTCTACATCAAGTTCTACGAGTTTTGTCTTAAACTCGGTAATCAGCTCGAGTTTTGCATCAATATCTTTTTGCAGTTCATCCACACTTTGAGGTTTGGATAGGAAGTTTTTTAGTTCTTCAGTGACTGCATCCAGGTTTTTCTGTTCTTCTTTCATCTGAGTCTGTAAAAAAGTTGCGGATTTACCCATCTGTTCCTGCAGTGTTTTTGAAATAAAATCTACATATTTTGGTGCTAAGGTATTCGCTATTTTTGCTGACATTTCGGGGTTTTTGTCTTTTACCGCGATTTTTATAAGGTTGGTATCTTGGATGGCTTCAACGCTTATCATATCTCGAAGAGAGGTTGTACTGTATTTTTCCGGGTCAAGGTCAAGTTCCTCTATCACCTGATTTAATATGTGGGGATTTGTCACTTGAACCCGATAAGTTTCTAAAGACATTTGTGGATACTGGGACAGATAAGAAAGCAATGCATCGTATGCGCTGTCCTCGCCGGGTGCTGCCGTTCTTTGCACCATTGGCGAAACCATAAGTGTACTTTGTGCTTCATATGTAGGTGCTATTACAAAAAAGCTGAATATGCCGCTTATTAGTACGGCTATGATTGTGATGGCTGCTATAATCCACTTTCCGTTAAGTATTATTTCGATAAGTTCGCGTAAGCTTATTTCTTCTTCCATTGTTTTCCTCCTAGATGTATTTATATGACACTGCACTGCATCCTTCGATTATATTTTATTCTACAATAGATGTGGAATTCCTTCTTTTTGACCGGAATCGTATTATTTTTAAGGATAAGATATTTTGGTTTATTTTCATTATAATATTATAGCAGATTTTTGTTGGATTTTTTATGTGATTTACAAAAATGCATTTTTAAAACTTCTATACCTTATACTTGGTAACCAGTTGACAATCTGTGGAAATACAATCAATAGAGAAATTGTTATTGTGATTACTTTGGTCTTTGTTTTAATCGGAATGTAATCGAAAACTTCATCATTTTGAGTTCCTAGCTTCCGTTGCAATCGAGCAATCGGATTTAGTGAGGGGAAGCAGCGTAACTTCAGCCATTGGCATCTCATCGTGAAATGTTGGTAACTGAAAAAGATTTACTTTGAAGAAATTCCGTAAACTTTACAAATAAAATAAATATGAACTTAAAAAAATGGAAATTAAGATTGTGAAAGAGCCTGCTCCAGAACAATCGGAAATATCGATTGAAGAAAAACAAAAGCGGTTCCGATGTTCTCTGCTGTTTACAGCAAAAACATCGGAACCGCTTTGCAAAACCTTATGAATAATTGGGGACGGTTTCAAATTATTTAAGAAATTTTTCAAGCATCTCGCATAGATCGTCACATGACAATATCCTTACAAAATCATATCCATTAGCTTTTAACACTTGTCGGCAACTTTCAATATTTCTTCTATTCGAGCTTATTGATCGTTTCTTCTTGATTTGCTATAAGTTTTTTTGCGAAGCCTTTAAGTAAATATAATGCATCTTCAATCCAGTCAATCATGTCACTATAAATATCAATTTCCGGATTCATTCTCTTAAAGTTATCATACTCTTCTTTTAAAATATTGATTATTTCATTTAGTTTAGCAAATGAAGATTCATTTAACTGCATCATCAACTCTTCAAAATTATTTAAGTAAAATAAATCGAAGTCAAAGTCCTGCAAAAAACTGTCTACTCTAGATAACAAATAATCTATATCTTCTACTCGATGTCTTTTGATCAGCTTCATTTTCAAGCTTTCTAATTCCTCAATAAGGAATAAATAAAAATCATGAATTATTAAATAATTTACTGATATTGCTTTGCCTTCAAAATCACGCACTTCATACTCTTTTATATTATTTATATCATATTTCATAATACTCTTTTCACCAAACAACATGTTGTCATCCCCTATGGTTAAAACAATAATATAATTATCAAAAAATTTTCTGTCTAGTAGATAGCTGATATTTAAATTCATTTTACCATGATTCTCCTTTATTGTCTATCTTTATGATTATTCGTTTCTTTGTAATAAATTATGCAGCAAAAGATGAATTATGATATCATTGAATAATTTGGAACCGTCCCTAAAAATTGGTCTCTAAATATTTACTATTCATGGTTT comes from the Tepidanaerobacter acetatoxydans Re1 genome and includes:
- a CDS encoding GumC family protein, which codes for MEEEISLRELIEIILNGKWIIAAITIIAVLISGIFSFFVIAPTYEAQSTLMVSPMVQRTAAPGEDSAYDALLSYLSQYPQMSLETYRVQVTNPHILNQVIEELDLDPEKYSTTSLRDMISVEAIQDTNLIKIAVKDKNPEMSAKIANTLAPKYVDFISKTLQEQMGKSATFLQTQMKEEQKNLDAVTEELKNFLSKPQSVDELQKDIDAKLELITEFKTKLVELDVEEKATRASLESAKAKLAAEPKFFDVEKSIIDDAIMTGLAANKTGSMSDAIGLTMKSQEINENYTLLSERASELEVILAGLSSQRAALTSNIQKTQTELESLQATLAKKRTEYNRLQQQYTIAQDTYNTFLQKYQEARITTSSNIGDANIMVVSPAIVPEKPVAPKKALNVAIAMVLGLMVGIFTVFFMDYWKNSADAKTVKTIS